Within Cryptosporangium aurantiacum, the genomic segment CCCGCGGCCCAGCCCGCGGCCGAGGAGGAAGCCAAGGCCGGCCAGGCCGCGGTTGACGAGGCCTGGGCGGCCTACATCGCCACCCCGGACCCCTCGGCCGCCTGGAAGAACAACGTCCAGACCTTCAGCGAGAACTGGACCCCGTACAAAGCACTGGTCAACGTCTTGATCCTCGGTGACCCGGCGCCCTCCGACGGCTCCGTCCCCACGGATCCCCAGGCCCAATCCGCAGCCTGGCTCGCCGCCGAACAGAAGATGAACGACGCCCTGGACACGCTGACCGCGCTGGAGCGGTCGCAGGCAGGCGCCGCCAGCGCCGATGCTCACGAGGAGGCTGACGCCGCCAAGACACTGATCGCCGCGCTGATCGTCGCCGGCCTGATCATCGCGCT encodes:
- a CDS encoding MCP four helix bundle domain-containing protein, encoding MGARFADLRVGTKIIATVAVVAVIMLVIGGLAWSRMGSLDDRIQGIKSTNIARLNNLVAVRGGLADAYRGLFVYKASQPAAQPAAEEEAKAGQAAVDEAWAAYIATPDPSAAWKNNVQTFSENWTPYKALVNVLILGDPAPSDGSVPTDPQAQSAAWLAAEQKMNDALDTLTALERSQAGAASADAHEEADAAKTLIAALIVAGLIIAL